In Candidatus Contubernalis alkalaceticus, the following proteins share a genomic window:
- the ispE gene encoding 4-(cytidine 5'-diphospho)-2-C-methyl-D-erythritol kinase produces MDKIYFPARAKINLSLDVLAKRPDGYHQVEMVMQSIELADMLTFTFRKGSEVLFTCSHLKVPSDDSNIIMKAVRRIREETGTNKGVSIHLEKRIPVAAGLAGGSTDAAAALLALNTLWDLGLSGDKLLEIGAELGADIPFCMKGGTCLARGKGEELTLLSPLRPMWVLLVVFPISVSTAEIYGHFRLMGLKGRPDTSAVIKALEKGDLPALKISCANVLESVTLERYPQIAKKKRDLLKKGFSGTLMTGSGPTLFYLSSERNEVERAVEALSLEEEEYIITRTI; encoded by the coding sequence ATGGATAAAATTTATTTTCCTGCCAGAGCTAAAATTAATCTTTCCCTGGACGTTCTTGCAAAGCGGCCGGATGGTTACCACCAGGTGGAGATGGTGATGCAGAGCATTGAACTGGCGGACATGCTGACCTTTACCTTTAGGAAAGGTTCGGAGGTTCTTTTTACGTGTTCTCATTTAAAAGTTCCCTCAGATGACTCTAATATTATTATGAAGGCGGTACGCAGAATAAGAGAGGAAACCGGTACAAATAAAGGGGTGAGTATCCACTTGGAAAAACGTATTCCGGTGGCGGCGGGATTGGCTGGGGGAAGTACCGATGCCGCTGCAGCTCTGTTAGCATTGAATACGTTGTGGGATTTAGGTTTATCCGGAGATAAGCTCTTGGAAATAGGGGCTGAGCTGGGGGCGGATATTCCTTTTTGTATGAAAGGTGGAACCTGTTTGGCCCGGGGGAAGGGAGAAGAGCTTACTCTTCTATCTCCATTAAGGCCAATGTGGGTGCTGCTGGTGGTTTTCCCCATTAGTGTATCTACTGCAGAAATATACGGCCATTTTCGACTGATGGGGTTAAAAGGAAGACCGGACACCTCTGCGGTTATTAAGGCCCTTGAGAAAGGTGACCTGCCGGCACTTAAAATTTCCTGTGCCAATGTTTTAGAAAGTGTTACTTTGGAAAGGTATCCCCAAATAGCCAAAAAGAAAAGAGATCTTTTAAAAAAAGGTTTTTCCGGTACTCTCATGACCGGAAGTGGCCCCACATTATTTTATTTAAGTTCTGAACGTAATGAAGTGGAGCGGGCTGTGGAGGCTTTAAGTCTGGAGGAAGAAGAATATATTATTACACGGACTATATAA
- a CDS encoding nucleotidyltransferase family protein, which translates to MQALLLAGARGSSPLVEELGLTNKSLIPIHGKPMIQYVLEELNCVKGIKKITVVGPPEELKKIKTAVPFSIVPEKGEIMENMLEGFRSFSTADAGPTFILTSDIPLITCKSLEDFIERSLETQADFCYPVIEKEVCEKKYSGVVRTYVRLKEGLFTGGNIFLIDSAIVERTAKKAISFLALRKKPHLMAVKLGLPFIVKFIFKKVSLEDAERRASIIFGVKGKAIISPYAEIGFDVDKVSDLHLAEEYLK; encoded by the coding sequence ATGCAAGCTTTACTGCTGGCCGGAGCCAGAGGCTCTTCCCCCCTGGTGGAAGAGTTAGGCCTTACAAATAAATCTTTAATTCCTATTCACGGTAAGCCGATGATTCAGTATGTTTTGGAAGAGTTGAATTGTGTAAAGGGTATTAAAAAAATTACGGTGGTAGGGCCACCTGAGGAATTGAAAAAAATAAAAACGGCTGTTCCTTTTTCTATAGTTCCGGAAAAAGGGGAAATTATGGAGAATATGTTGGAGGGGTTTCGCAGCTTCTCTACTGCTGATGCCGGGCCCACTTTTATACTTACTTCAGATATTCCTCTAATTACCTGTAAATCCCTGGAGGATTTTATAGAGAGAAGCCTTGAAACCCAGGCGGATTTTTGTTATCCGGTAATAGAAAAAGAGGTTTGTGAAAAGAAATATTCAGGGGTGGTCAGGACTTACGTCCGATTGAAAGAGGGTTTATTTACTGGGGGCAATATTTTTCTCATTGATTCTGCCATTGTGGAGAGAACAGCGAAAAAAGCTATTTCTTTTCTTGCTCTGCGCAAAAAACCCCACCTGATGGCTGTGAAACTAGGGCTTCCTTTTATTGTTAAATTTATTTTTAAAAAAGTAAGCCTGGAGGATGCGGAAAGGAGAGCCTCAATTATCTTTGGGGTTAAGGGCAAAGCAATTATATCCCCTTATGCAGAAATCGGTTTTGACGTGGATAAAGTAAGTGATCTGCATTTAGCCGAAGAATATTTAAAATAA
- the ilvA gene encoding threonine ammonia-lyase, with protein sequence MYESESISLKDVQEAEKVLKGVISPTPVKFSSTFSLMTGNSIYLKAENLQKTGSFKIRGAFNKLYSLSLKEKKRGVVAASAGNHAQGVALAAGILGIAAVVVMPENAPLSKISATQGYGAKVLLSGKTYSQAEKFAVDFAKNKNMTLIHPFNDVMTIVGQGTIGLEILREVEDVEVILVPVGGGGLISGIALAVKKMRPEVQVVGVQTSSCPILCESFRQGRLLTLKRNPTMADGIAVETPGNIPFELIKKYVDNIITVEENDIAQTILLLMERARLIVEGAGAVGLTALLSGNTDFINKKLVVVLSGGNIDVTLLARIIDRGLARSGRLIKFTVAIKDAPGSIKDLLELVALKGANVMSIRHNRLDFELPVDCAEVELTLETRDREHSEEIVEELRKKDYI encoded by the coding sequence ATGTATGAAAGCGAAAGCATAAGCTTAAAAGATGTTCAGGAAGCGGAGAAGGTATTAAAGGGAGTGATTTCCCCGACTCCAGTTAAGTTTTCCTCCACCTTTAGTTTGATGACGGGAAACTCAATTTATCTTAAGGCGGAAAATTTACAAAAAACAGGTTCTTTTAAGATAAGAGGGGCTTTTAATAAGTTGTATTCTCTGTCCCTTAAGGAAAAGAAAAGGGGTGTTGTGGCGGCGTCCGCTGGAAACCATGCTCAAGGGGTAGCTTTGGCAGCTGGTATTTTGGGTATTGCGGCTGTAGTGGTTATGCCGGAAAACGCTCCCTTAAGCAAGATTTCCGCTACCCAAGGGTACGGGGCCAAGGTGCTGCTTTCAGGAAAGACTTACAGCCAGGCGGAAAAATTTGCTGTTGATTTTGCTAAAAATAAGAATATGACTCTGATTCATCCCTTTAATGATGTCATGACTATTGTGGGACAGGGCACCATCGGTCTAGAAATATTGAGAGAAGTGGAAGATGTAGAGGTAATTTTAGTTCCTGTGGGGGGAGGGGGACTTATTTCAGGTATTGCACTGGCTGTAAAAAAAATGAGGCCGGAGGTTCAGGTGGTGGGGGTTCAGACCTCCAGCTGTCCCATTCTCTGTGAGTCTTTTCGGCAGGGCCGCCTTCTTACATTGAAAAGGAACCCTACCATGGCCGATGGAATAGCGGTGGAAACTCCGGGGAATATTCCCTTTGAACTTATTAAGAAGTACGTGGATAATATAATTACCGTAGAGGAAAATGATATTGCCCAGACTATTCTGCTGCTTATGGAGAGGGCTCGGCTCATCGTGGAGGGGGCCGGGGCCGTGGGCCTTACGGCACTTCTTTCTGGCAATACTGATTTTATTAATAAAAAGCTGGTGGTGGTTTTAAGCGGCGGAAACATAGATGTTACTCTGCTGGCAAGAATTATTGACCGGGGGTTAGCCCGGAGTGGGCGCTTAATTAAGTTTACGGTGGCGATAAAAGATGCTCCCGGTTCTATAAAGGATTTGCTGGAGCTTGTTGCTTTAAAGGGAGCCAATGTCATGAGTATCAGGCATAACCGTTTAGATTTTGAGCTGCCGGTAGATTGTGCTGAAGTAGAGTTGACGCTGGAAACCAGGGACAGGGAGCATTCTGAAGAAATCGTAGAGGAACTTAGGAAAAAAGATTATATTTAA
- the spoVG gene encoding septation regulator SpoVG, with amino-acid sequence MEVTDVRVRKVNRDGKMKAIVSITLDEQFVVHDVRVIDGNNGLFVAMPSKRTPDGEFKDIAHPITSQTREVIQLAVLTAYDQELDKQEVAEEFI; translated from the coding sequence ATGGAGGTAACTGATGTAAGGGTCAGGAAGGTTAATCGAGATGGGAAGATGAAGGCAATCGTATCTATAACATTAGATGAACAGTTTGTAGTTCATGACGTAAGGGTTATTGACGGCAATAACGGTCTGTTCGTTGCGATGCCCAGTAAAAGGACTCCCGATGGGGAGTTTAAAGATATTGCCCATCCAATTACTTCACAGACTAGAGAGGTAATTCAGTTAGCAGTTTTGACTGCCTACGACCAGGAACTAGATAAGCAGGAAGTAGCAGAAGAATTTATTTAA
- the glmU gene encoding bifunctional UDP-N-acetylglucosamine diphosphorylase/glucosamine-1-phosphate N-acetyltransferase GlmU — MSTAVILAAGEGTRMKSDVPKVLHKLCGKTMIGHVLDALKPVVEKSIVIIGHRAEEVRASIGENVIYAYQYQQRGTGHAVNQALSSIPEQGDVLIVCGDTPLLTQDIFEGLLAFHRSEGCAAVVLTANLDNPFGYGRIIRDKTGKVTKIKEEKDANEEERKIREINTGTYCVNAQLLKETLALISDDNENREYYLTDLVEILSNQQKKVSAFKIDDFFLAQGINTRVQLSEAEAVLRKRINEKLMLEGVTMVDPASIYIDVDVKVGKDTVIMPQTIVQGRTQIGERCVIGPQSRLVDSTLADKVTFQNSIILESIVEEEANIGPFAYIRPESRICRGAKVGDFVEIKKSQIGSGSKVPHLSYVGDTTVGERANLGAGTIIVNYDGVTKHHSYIEDGAFVGCNSNLIAPVVIGEGAYVAAGSTIKENVPQNALAIGRAAQVNKLKGAERLRSILKSKKNK; from the coding sequence ATGAGCACGGCGGTGATACTGGCTGCAGGGGAAGGAACAAGGATGAAATCAGATGTGCCTAAAGTACTGCATAAATTATGTGGGAAGACTATGATTGGGCATGTTCTTGATGCTTTGAAGCCTGTGGTGGAGAAAAGTATTGTTATTATTGGTCATAGGGCAGAAGAGGTTAGGGCTTCCATAGGAGAGAATGTAATCTATGCCTACCAATATCAGCAGAGAGGTACCGGGCATGCGGTAAACCAGGCATTGAGTTCTATTCCAGAGCAAGGGGATGTGCTCATTGTTTGCGGAGACACTCCTCTATTGACCCAAGATATTTTTGAAGGTCTTTTGGCTTTTCATAGGAGTGAAGGGTGTGCCGCGGTGGTTCTGACCGCTAATCTGGATAATCCTTTTGGTTACGGCCGTATAATTCGAGACAAAACAGGAAAGGTTACTAAAATTAAAGAGGAAAAGGATGCCAATGAGGAGGAGCGAAAGATTAGGGAGATAAACACCGGTACTTACTGTGTTAATGCGCAGCTCCTCAAGGAGACTTTGGCTCTCATTTCTGATGATAATGAAAACAGGGAATATTATTTAACAGACCTGGTGGAGATTTTAAGTAATCAGCAAAAGAAAGTATCTGCATTTAAAATTGATGATTTTTTCTTAGCTCAGGGAATCAATACCCGGGTGCAGCTTTCGGAGGCAGAAGCAGTTTTACGAAAAAGGATTAATGAAAAATTAATGCTGGAAGGGGTTACTATGGTGGACCCTGCCTCAATCTACATTGACGTGGATGTCAAGGTAGGAAAGGACACTGTAATTATGCCTCAAACCATAGTTCAGGGTCGCACCCAAATTGGGGAGAGATGTGTGATTGGACCGCAAAGTCGTCTGGTGGATTCCACATTGGCAGATAAGGTAACTTTCCAAAATTCTATTATTTTAGAGAGCATTGTGGAAGAGGAAGCTAACATCGGCCCCTTTGCTTACATCCGTCCGGAGTCCCGTATCTGTCGTGGAGCAAAGGTAGGAGACTTTGTAGAGATTAAAAAATCTCAGATCGGGAGCGGGAGTAAGGTGCCACATTTGAGTTATGTCGGGGATACTACCGTGGGAGAAAGGGCCAACCTGGGAGCCGGCACCATAATTGTGAATTACGATGGGGTTACTAAACATCACAGCTATATAGAAGATGGAGCCTTTGTGGGGTGCAATAGCAATCTAATCGCTCCGGTAGTTATAGGAGAAGGGGCTTATGTGGCGGCCGGTTCTACCATTAAAGAGAATGTGCCCCAAAATGCCCTGGCCATTGGAAGGGCTGCCCAGGTTAACAAATTAAAGGGAGCAGAGCGTCTTCGTTCCATATTAAAATCAAAAAAGAATAAATAG
- a CDS encoding ribose-phosphate diphosphokinase yields MKSRGSKKVYPDKKLKIFTGTANIPLAEEIAQHIGIPLGKGEIQQFCDGEITSYIGESVRGADVYVVQPLAPPTNDNIMELLIMIDAIKRASAKSINAVIPYFGYARQDRKTRARDPITAKLMADLITTSGAHRVITMDLHAGQIQGFFNIPVDHLPGVPIIAKYFNQKQLDSPTVVSPDLGGVTRARKLADYLNCPIAIIDKRRPEPNVSEVMNIIGKVENRTVIMIDDIIDTAGTIVHGAMALMEQGAKEIYVCCTHAILSGPAKERLESANIKEVVVTNSIQLMEEKMLPNIRILSVAPLIGDAIIRIHEELSVSKLFD; encoded by the coding sequence ATGAAGAGCAGGGGGTCTAAAAAAGTGTATCCCGATAAAAAACTTAAGATCTTTACCGGGACGGCTAATATCCCTTTAGCTGAAGAAATTGCCCAGCATATTGGTATTCCCTTAGGTAAGGGTGAAATCCAGCAGTTTTGTGACGGTGAAATAACCAGCTATATTGGAGAAAGCGTAAGGGGCGCAGATGTTTACGTAGTACAACCACTGGCTCCTCCCACCAATGATAATATTATGGAGCTTTTAATAATGATAGATGCTATAAAAAGAGCTTCTGCTAAAAGTATTAATGCGGTAATCCCATATTTTGGTTATGCCCGACAGGACCGGAAAACCCGGGCCCGGGATCCCATTACGGCCAAGCTTATGGCGGATTTAATAACCACCTCCGGAGCTCACCGGGTGATTACCATGGACCTGCATGCAGGTCAAATTCAGGGTTTTTTTAACATTCCAGTAGACCACCTTCCGGGGGTGCCTATAATTGCCAAGTATTTTAATCAAAAGCAGCTGGATTCCCCTACTGTGGTTTCACCGGATCTAGGGGGAGTGACCCGGGCACGAAAACTGGCGGACTATCTCAATTGTCCCATAGCTATTATTGACAAAAGGCGTCCTGAACCCAATGTTTCTGAAGTGATGAACATTATTGGAAAGGTAGAAAACCGGACGGTAATTATGATTGACGATATTATTGATACCGCCGGGACCATTGTCCATGGAGCCATGGCACTAATGGAGCAGGGAGCTAAAGAAATTTATGTCTGTTGTACCCATGCCATTCTTTCAGGCCCTGCCAAGGAGAGACTGGAAAGTGCCAATATTAAGGAAGTAGTGGTTACCAACAGCATTCAGCTGATGGAGGAAAAAATGCTGCCTAATATCCGAATTCTTTCGGTAGCACCCCTGATTGGGGATGCTATCATTCGCATCCACGAGGAGCTTTCGGTAAGCAAACTTTTTGATTAA
- a CDS encoding 50S ribosomal protein L25 has protein sequence MERLELIAQAREVSSKGQIKDMRKMDVVPAVVYGKKVDNTLVSVGRKELYQALNTSAGANILIDLLIEGDKKRKETVMVKEIQKHPIKDIFLHVDFIGISLEDKIQVKVPISFIGEPVGVKEGGVPSIQLREVIVETLPTDIPEYLEVDISQLDIGASLNVSDLMIPEGAEVMGDPEETIISVLAPTAEEEPMEEEEILEEGAEESAEEEGESEE, from the coding sequence ATGGAAAGACTTGAACTTATAGCACAGGCACGGGAGGTTTCCTCCAAAGGACAGATAAAGGATATGAGAAAGATGGATGTTGTTCCTGCCGTAGTATATGGCAAAAAAGTTGATAATACCCTGGTATCGGTGGGGCGGAAGGAACTATATCAGGCCCTTAATACCTCTGCAGGAGCCAATATTTTAATAGACCTGTTGATTGAGGGAGATAAAAAACGTAAAGAAACTGTTATGGTAAAAGAAATTCAAAAGCACCCTATTAAAGATATTTTTCTGCATGTAGATTTTATAGGAATTTCTCTGGAGGACAAAATCCAGGTAAAGGTTCCCATCAGTTTTATAGGAGAGCCGGTAGGCGTCAAAGAGGGTGGGGTTCCATCCATACAGCTCAGGGAGGTCATTGTAGAGACTCTTCCCACCGATATTCCAGAATACTTAGAGGTGGATATTTCTCAACTGGACATTGGAGCAAGCTTAAATGTTAGTGACCTAATGATTCCAGAGGGAGCAGAAGTTATGGGTGATCCAGAAGAGACCATTATCAGTGTCCTGGCACCAACCGCTGAGGAAGAACCGATGGAGGAGGAAGAAATTCTAGAAGAAGGCGCTGAAGAGTCAGCAGAAGAAGAAGGGGAAAGTGAAGAGTAG
- the pth gene encoding aminoacyl-tRNA hydrolase encodes MKLMVGLGNPGREYFFSRHNIGFMVVEALALKHNMSFNQLKHHSLLSRGQIAGEKVLLVKPLTYMNLSGRAVKDVLLSSRELFLESLVIVHDDMDLELGRIRFKVKGGSGGHRGVDSIIEKLNTRDFVRLKIGIGRPQNNGNPEDDGAGVRNYVLEGFSSQEEPLLKEVIKKAAEALEILLLEGIDTAMNRYNC; translated from the coding sequence ATGAAGTTAATGGTAGGGCTTGGTAATCCCGGCAGGGAATACTTTTTTAGCAGACACAACATTGGATTTATGGTGGTGGAAGCCTTAGCCCTGAAACATAATATGAGCTTTAATCAGTTAAAACATCACTCACTTCTGAGCAGGGGACAGATTGCTGGAGAAAAGGTTCTGCTGGTTAAACCTTTGACTTATATGAATCTAAGCGGTAGGGCAGTGAAGGATGTTCTTTTGAGTTCCAGGGAATTATTTTTAGAGTCCCTGGTGATTGTGCATGATGATATGGACTTGGAACTGGGTCGTATTCGGTTTAAAGTCAAGGGAGGAAGCGGCGGACACCGGGGAGTGGATTCTATTATTGAAAAGTTGAACACCCGGGATTTTGTTCGTTTAAAAATAGGTATCGGCAGGCCCCAAAATAATGGAAATCCTGAAGACGATGGCGCCGGGGTTAGAAACTATGTCCTGGAGGGGTTTTCTTCTCAGGAGGAACCACTGCTAAAAGAGGTTATTAAAAAGGCAGCGGAGGCCCTGGAAATTTTGCTATTAGAGGGAATAGATACAGCCATGAATCGATATAATTGTTGA
- the aroF gene encoding 3-deoxy-7-phosphoheptulonate synthase, with protein sequence MIVVMKLDASSKEVAAVQSRLESLGFKIHPIQGVKRLVLGAVGDRKVANSLNLESYPGVEKVMSIMKPYKMVSREAKEEDTVVKVGDVEIGGSKVVTMCGPCAVENEEQMVQIARAVKAAGGKILRGGAFKPRTSPYAFQGLEEEGLKMLARAREETGLPVVTEVINTQDVELVANYADMLQIGSRNMQNYSLLKAVGMTGKPVLLKRGLSATIEEWLMSAEYILAEENYNVVLCERGIRTFETYTRNTLDLSAVPLIKSLSHLPIVVDPSHATGMWKLVAPLAKAAVAAGADGLLIEAHPCPSEALCDGEQSLSPKNLQRLVAELKPFLKAVGRA encoded by the coding sequence ATGATTGTAGTTATGAAATTAGATGCTTCTTCAAAAGAAGTTGCTGCAGTGCAAAGCAGGCTGGAGAGTTTAGGCTTTAAAATTCATCCGATTCAAGGAGTAAAGAGGTTGGTGTTGGGTGCGGTGGGGGACCGCAAAGTTGCTAATTCTCTCAACCTGGAGTCATACCCCGGGGTAGAAAAAGTGATGTCCATCATGAAACCTTATAAGATGGTTAGCCGAGAGGCAAAGGAAGAAGATACAGTGGTCAAGGTAGGGGACGTAGAAATAGGTGGAAGCAAGGTAGTTACCATGTGCGGCCCCTGCGCTGTAGAAAACGAGGAACAGATGGTTCAAATTGCCCGGGCAGTAAAAGCAGCAGGAGGCAAAATCCTTAGGGGGGGTGCCTTCAAACCCCGAACTTCTCCCTACGCCTTTCAGGGGTTGGAGGAGGAGGGACTAAAAATGTTGGCTCGGGCCCGGGAGGAAACAGGCCTACCGGTAGTAACAGAGGTGATTAACACCCAGGATGTTGAACTGGTAGCTAATTATGCTGATATGCTGCAAATTGGCTCCCGGAATATGCAGAATTATTCCTTGTTGAAGGCGGTGGGTATGACCGGAAAACCGGTCCTCTTAAAAAGAGGATTGTCTGCCACCATTGAGGAATGGTTGATGTCAGCAGAATATATTTTGGCAGAAGAAAACTATAATGTAGTGCTGTGCGAACGGGGAATAAGGACCTTTGAAACCTATACCCGAAATACCCTGGATTTAAGCGCCGTCCCTTTAATCAAAAGTCTCAGTCATCTGCCCATAGTGGTGGACCCTTCTCATGCTACCGGCATGTGGAAACTGGTGGCGCCTCTTGCTAAGGCTGCTGTAGCTGCCGGAGCCGATGGGCTTTTAATCGAAGCACATCCCTGTCCTTCAGAGGCACTGTGTGACGGAGAGCAGTCCTTGAGCCCTAAAAATTTACAAAGGCTTGTGGCAGAGCTAAAACCATTTCTAAAAGCTGTTGGCCGTGCATAA
- the pheA gene encoding prephenate dehydratase, producing the protein MYKMGYLGPPGTFTQEALFKYIQLPPEEIKEYSTISEVIRAIGKEVEWGIVPVENSLEGSVNITLDILARETNLVINGEVIIPVSHHLLGKEGGTTGDVKHLYSHPQAVAQCRKFIEKHLPQSQTELTLSTAQAARLISERRNDNTCAAIGTRRAADLYGLKVLEENIHDYDCNYTRFIVLSLKHNREATGKDKTSLVFGIKDGPGALYQVLKEFALRQLNLTRIESRPSKRNFGDYLFFVDLEGHLNEPKIKETLESVGENTVFLRVLGSYPQGEMP; encoded by the coding sequence ATGTATAAAATGGGTTATCTTGGCCCTCCTGGGACTTTTACTCAGGAAGCACTTTTTAAATATATACAACTGCCGCCGGAGGAGATAAAAGAATATAGTACTATTTCTGAAGTAATCAGGGCGATAGGGAAAGAGGTAGAATGGGGCATAGTGCCGGTAGAAAATTCTTTGGAGGGTTCCGTGAATATAACCCTGGACATCTTAGCCAGGGAAACCAATCTGGTTATTAATGGGGAAGTTATTATCCCGGTATCGCATCATTTGCTGGGTAAAGAAGGAGGCACAACAGGAGATGTTAAACATTTATATTCCCATCCCCAGGCAGTAGCTCAGTGCCGCAAGTTTATTGAAAAACACCTACCGCAGTCACAAACAGAGTTAACTTTAAGTACAGCCCAGGCAGCCCGGTTAATCTCGGAAAGAAGAAATGACAATACTTGTGCCGCTATTGGAACCCGAAGGGCGGCAGATCTGTATGGTTTAAAGGTCTTAGAGGAGAACATTCACGACTATGACTGCAATTATACCCGTTTTATCGTGCTTTCTTTGAAGCATAATAGAGAAGCTACCGGAAAGGATAAAACTTCTCTGGTTTTTGGGATTAAAGATGGGCCCGGGGCACTATATCAAGTTTTAAAGGAATTTGCCTTGAGGCAACTTAATTTAACACGAATTGAATCCCGTCCTTCAAAAAGAAACTTTGGGGACTACCTGTTTTTTGTTGATTTAGAGGGGCACTTAAATGAACCTAAAATAAAAGAAACTTTGGAGTCTGTGGGGGAAAATACGGTTTTCTTGAGAGTCCTTGGATCATATCCTCAAGGTGAGATGCCCTAA